In Candidatus Delongbacteria bacterium, a single window of DNA contains:
- the flgN gene encoding flagellar export chaperone FlgN codes for MNGALHELAERLAARLDEELGLYHELEQELNQQLEALQSGQPERVLELSESVERCHHLLRGQERRRRLLLEALQREFPSARAPLTLRQVAECCPPALSSRLHLLGRRLRTHLHRVHELKSLTGRVVEKERRFNRRRLEWLLDATRESATYGPDARPRTDGAASRLIDRRV; via the coding sequence ATGAACGGCGCCCTGCACGAACTGGCCGAACGGCTGGCCGCGCGCCTGGATGAGGAGCTGGGGCTCTACCACGAGCTGGAGCAGGAGCTGAACCAGCAGCTGGAGGCCCTGCAGAGCGGTCAGCCAGAGCGCGTGCTGGAGCTCTCCGAGTCTGTCGAGCGCTGCCACCACCTGTTGCGCGGCCAGGAGCGGCGACGGCGCCTGCTGCTGGAGGCCCTGCAGCGCGAGTTCCCCAGCGCCCGGGCGCCGCTGACCCTGCGCCAGGTGGCCGAGTGCTGCCCGCCCGCCCTCTCGTCGCGCCTGCACCTGCTGGGGCGCCGGCTGCGCACGCACCTGCACCGGGTCCACGAGCTGAAATCCCTGACGGGCCGCGTGGTGGAGAAGGAGCGGCGTTTCAACCGCCGGCGGCTGGAATGGCTGCTGGACGCCACGCGCGAATCCGCCACCTACGGGCCCGACGCCCGCCCCCGCACGGACGGGGCGGCCAGCCGCCTCATCGACCGGAGGGTCTGA
- the flgK gene encoding flagellar hook-associated protein FlgK, with product MASLFGLLDTARSALITHQLALNVTGHNVANVDTPGYTRQRLELGARLGSEQRPTGIGAGVEPIGLQRLRMESFDRAYRREAGGLGESGQRSAQLGAVESLVAEPGDPGISDALDKFWSAWSDLGNEPAEESYRRTVLEAGHRVSARFNQLAGQFKAQREDLNTEVARVGGELNNLAVDLAELNGSIRAAELNGQVASDLRDRRDLLLDDLAGLVDMRAAEDEQGVFRVWVGGRALVDGTVASQLTTSQQAAEDGTVLTRLHWSDSGHEFEVASGELGGLLDVRDRVLPARLLELDQLADTLVAEVNRLHRAGTDLGGRAGREFFDPAGQGASGLALSNWVRDEPGRVVASADGGQGNGEQATAIAQLAETRLAALAGLSLGEAWGTLVSRVGAEAQRAEADYTAQQAFVSELDNRRQSISGVNLDEELTLMLQQEQAYSAAARVISTADSMIQELLQLV from the coding sequence ATGGCCTCGCTCTTCGGACTGCTGGACACGGCCCGCAGCGCGCTGATCACGCACCAGCTGGCGCTAAACGTCACGGGCCACAACGTGGCCAACGTGGACACCCCGGGCTACACGCGCCAGCGCCTGGAGCTGGGGGCGCGGCTGGGTTCCGAGCAGCGCCCGACGGGCATCGGCGCCGGCGTGGAGCCCATCGGCCTGCAGCGCCTGCGGATGGAGAGTTTCGACCGTGCCTACCGGCGCGAGGCCGGCGGGCTGGGGGAGAGCGGGCAGCGTTCGGCACAGCTGGGGGCGGTGGAGTCCTTGGTGGCCGAGCCCGGCGATCCGGGCATCTCCGACGCGCTGGACAAGTTCTGGAGCGCCTGGTCCGACCTGGGCAACGAGCCGGCGGAGGAGAGCTACCGGCGCACCGTGCTGGAGGCCGGCCACCGGGTGTCCGCACGCTTCAACCAGCTGGCCGGCCAGTTCAAGGCCCAGCGCGAGGATTTGAACACCGAGGTGGCCCGAGTGGGCGGCGAGTTGAACAACCTGGCCGTGGATCTGGCCGAGCTGAACGGCTCCATTCGCGCGGCCGAATTGAACGGCCAGGTGGCCTCGGACCTGCGCGACCGGCGCGACCTGTTGCTGGACGACCTGGCCGGGCTGGTGGACATGCGCGCCGCCGAGGACGAGCAGGGCGTGTTCCGCGTCTGGGTGGGCGGCCGGGCCCTGGTGGACGGCACCGTGGCTTCCCAGCTGACCACCAGCCAGCAGGCGGCGGAGGACGGCACCGTGCTTACGCGCCTGCACTGGAGCGATTCGGGCCACGAGTTCGAGGTGGCCTCGGGCGAGCTGGGCGGCCTGCTGGACGTGCGCGACCGCGTGCTGCCCGCGCGCCTCTTGGAGCTGGACCAGTTGGCGGACACGCTGGTGGCGGAGGTCAACCGCCTGCATCGGGCGGGGACGGACCTGGGCGGCCGCGCCGGACGCGAGTTCTTCGATCCGGCGGGCCAGGGGGCCTCCGGCCTGGCTCTCAGCAACTGGGTGCGCGACGAGCCCGGCCGCGTGGTGGCCAGCGCCGACGGCGGCCAGGGCAACGGCGAGCAGGCCACGGCCATCGCCCAGCTGGCGGAGACGCGCCTCGCCGCGCTGGCCGGCCTCTCCCTGGGCGAAGCCTGGGGCACGCTGGTCAGCCGGGTGGGCGCCGAGGCCCAGCGCGCGGAGGCCGACTACACGGCCCAGCAGGCCTTCGTCAGCGAGCTGGACAACCGCCGGCAATCCATCTCCGGCGTGAACCTGGACGAGGAGTTGACGCTGATGCTCCAGCAGGAGCAGGCCTACTCCGCCGCGGCGCGCGTGATCAGCACGGCGGATTCGATGATTCAGGAACTGCTGCAGCTGGTGTGA